In Manis pentadactyla isolate mManPen7 chromosome 11, mManPen7.hap1, whole genome shotgun sequence, one DNA window encodes the following:
- the CARMIL3 gene encoding capping protein, Arp2/3 and myosin-I linker protein 3 isoform X5 yields MGSAYSAKGVGGTESGDAVPNPGDGPGSRRRALGSAHGNRREGWARARAGSHAVPRRGAHAQSSTYPGGAGDPALRGGGRSARAAAPDRSGLLAAAALTARALQEPGLACAAARGGGGSSAATAAAAAAMAKPSAELTRELQDSIRRCLSQGTVLQQHRVKLETKPKKFEDRVLALTSWRLHLFPLKLPAKVESSFNVLEIRAFNTLSQNQILVETERGMVSMRLPSAESVDQVTRHVSSALSKVCPGPGCLIRRGNADTPEGPRDTSPNSETSTSTTHSVCGGFSETYAALCDYNGLHCRDEVQWDVDTIYHAEDNREFNLLDFSHLESRDLALMVAALAYNQWFTKLYCKDLRLGSEVLEQVLHTLSKSGSLEELVLDNAGLKTDFVQKLAGVFGENGSCVLHALTLSHNPIEDKGFLSLSQQLLCFPTGLTKLCLAKTAISPRGLQALGQTFGANPAFASSLRYLDLSKNPGLLTTDEANALYSFLAQPNALVHLDLSGTDCVIDSLLGALLHGCCSHLTYLNLARNSCSHRKGREAPPAFKQFFSSAYTLSHVNLSTTRLPLEALRALLQGLSLNSHLNDLHLDLSSCELRSAGAQALQEQLRAVTCVGSLDLSDNGFDSDLLTLVPALGKNKSLKHLFLGKNFNVKAKTLEEILHKLVLLIQEEDCSLQSLSVADSRLKLRTSILINALGSNTCLAKVDLSGNGMEDIGAKMLSKALQINSSLRTILWDRNNTSALGFLDIARALESNHTLRFMSFPVSDISQAYRSAPERTEDVWQKIQWCLVRNNHSQTCPQEQAFRLQQGLVTSSAEQMLQRLCGRVQEEVRALRLCPLEPVQDELLYARDLIKDAKNSRALFPSLYELGHVLANDGPVRQRLESVASEVSKAVDKELQVILESMVSLTQELCPVAMRVAEGHNKMLSNVAERVTVPRNFIRGALLEQAGQDIQNKLDEVKLSVVTYLTNSIVDEILQELYHSHKSLARHLAQLRTLSDPAGGPGQGQDLSSQGQGWNHDHEETTDDELGTNIDTMAIKKQKRCRKIRPVSAFISGSPQDMESQLGSLGIPPGWFSGLGSSQPTASGSWEGLSELPTHGYKLRHQTQGRPRPPRTTPPGPGRPSQVPVSGTRQENGAATRLDEGLEDFFTRRVMDESSSYPPTLRTLQPGLSDTPLPPLQKKRRRGLFHFRRPRSFKGDRGPGSPTTGLLLPPPPPPPPTQESPPSPDPPSLGLNSSPCWSPKEESSLLPGFGVGRGPSFHRKMGTDGAEPGEGGQTPGMAQQPRVHSGVALPGLGRAKGWSFDGKQEGLGPDLEDSVQAWQKRRSSDDAGPGAWKPPPPPQSTKPSFSAMRRAEATWHIAEESAPNHSCQSPSPASQDGEKERGLFPERMIPARNAKLQDPPLAPRPPKPVAVPRGRRPPQEPGGREEAEAGGAALGMNNPWLRPGSQQDQEDPEVQGPPDPGRRTAPLKPKRTQRAQSCDKLEPDRRQLSNPTAGTSDPGTH; encoded by the exons ATGGGTTCTGCTTACAGTGCCAAAGGAGTGGGTGGCACGGAAAGCGGAGACGCTGTCCCCAACCCGGGAGACGGCCCCGGTTCCAGGCGCCGCGCACTAGGCTCCGCACACGGGAACCGGCGGGAGGGGTGGGCGCGAGCGCGCGCGGGGTCTCACGCGGTTCCGAGGCGCGGCGCGCATGCTCAGTCCAGCACCTATCCGGGCGGGGCGGGAGACCCGGCGCTCCGAGGCGGGGGTAGGAGCGCTCGCGCAGCCGCCCCTGACAGGAGCGGGCTCTTGGCTGCTGCAGCGCTCACCGCCCGGGCCCTGCAGGAGCCGGGTCTAGCATGTGCCGCGGCTCGCGGTGGCGGCGGCTCCTCTGCAGCAACGGCGGCAGCAGCGGCCGCCATGGCCAAGCCCAGCGCGGAGCTCACCCGCGAGCTGCAAG ACAGCATCCGGAGGTGCCTGAGCCAAGGGACTGTGCTCCAACAACATCGCGTGAAGCTGGAGACGAAGCCCAAGAAGTTTGAGGACCGAGTGCTG GCCCTGACCTCCTGGCGCCTCCACCTCTTCCCCCTTAAACTCCCAGCCAAG GTGGAGAGTTCCTTCAATGTCCTGGAGATCCGTGCTTTCAACACTCTCAGTCAGAACCAG ATCCTAGTGGAGACGGAGCGTGGCATGGTGAGCATGCGGCTGCCATCAGCTGAGAGCGTGGACCAAGTGACACGGCACGTGAGCTCTGCCCTCTCCAAGGTCTGCCCTGGCCCTGG GTGTCTAATCCGGCGTGGAAATGCAGATACCCCAGAAGGGCCCCGAGACACATCCCCCAACTCTGAGACTTCCACCTCTACCACTCACAGTGTCTGCG GTGGCTTTTCTGAGACCTACGCTGCCCTGTGTGACTACAATGGGCTGCACTGCCGTGATGAGGTGCAGTGG GATGTGGACACCATCTATCATGCTGAGGATAACCGGGAGTTCAATCTTTTGGATTTCAGCCACTTGGAGAGCCG AGACTTGGCCCTAATGGTGGCAGCTCTGGCCTACAACCAGTGGTTCACCAAACTCTACTGCAAGGACCTGCGGCTG GGCTCTGAAGTTCTAGAACAGGTGCTGCATACCCTGAGCAAGTCGGGGAGCCTGGAAGAGCTGGTTCTGGACAATGCCGGGCTTAAGAC GGACTTTGTCCAGAAGCTGGCCGGGGTGTTTGGGGAGAACGGGAGCTGTGTGCTGCATGCCCTCACTCTGTCCCACAACCCCATCGAGGACAAGG GCTTCCTCAGTCTGAGCCAGCAGCTGCTCTGCTTCCCCACTGGCCTCACCAAACTGTGCCTGGCCAAGACTGCCATTTCTCCTCGAG GACTCCAGGCGCTGGGCCAGACCTTCGGGGCCAACCCAGCCTTTGCCAGCTCCCTTCGATACCTGGACCTAAGCAAGAACCCTGGGCTGCTCACAACAGACGAGGCCAAT GCTCTTTACAGTTTCCTGGCCCAGCCCAATGCTCTGGTGCACCTGGACCTCTCGGGGACTGACTGTGTCATCGACTCG CTTCTGGGTGCCCTGCTCCATGGCTGCTGCTCCCACCTAACCTACCTCAACTTGGCGCGTAACAGCTGCTCGCACAG GAAGGGCCGGGAGGCACCACCAGCCTTCAAGCAGTTCTTCAGCAGCGCCTACACACTGAGCCATGTCAACCTGTCCACCACAAGGCTGCCCCTGGAGGCCCTCAG GGCACTGCTCCAGGGCCTCTCCCTCAACAGTCACCTCAACGATCTGcacctggacctcagcagctgtgAG CTCCGCTCAGCAGGAGCCCAGGCTTTGCAGGAGCAGCTGAGGGCTGTCACCTGTGTGGGCAGCCTGGATCTGTCAGATAATG GGTTCGACTCAGACCTCCTGACACTGGTGCCCGCACTTGGCAAGAACAAGTCCCTCAAGCACCTGTTCCTGGGCAAGAATTTCAATGTCAAGGCCAA GACCCTGGAGGAGATCCTCCACAAGCTGGTACTGCTGATCCAAGAAGAGGACTGT TCCCTGCAGTCACTCTCAGTGGCAGACTCCCGGCTGAAGCTTCGCACCAGCATCCTCATAAACGCCCTCGGCAGCAACACCTGCCTGGCTAAGGTGGATCTGAGCGGCAATGGCATGGAGGACATCGGGGCCAAGATGCTGTCCAAGGCCCTGCAGATAAACTCCTCCCTCAG AACTATCCTATGGGATCGGAACAATACGTCTGCCCTGGGCTTTCTGGACATTGCAAGGGCCCTAGAGAG CAACCATACACTGCGTTTCATGTCCTTCCCTGTGAGTGACATCTCCCAAGCCTACCGCAGTGCCCCTGAGCGCACCGAGGATGTCTGGCAGAAG ATCCAGTGGTGCTTGGTGAGGAACAACCACTCCCAGACATGCCCCCAGGAGCAGGCCTTCAGGCTGCAGCAGGGCCTGGTGACCAGCAGCGCCGAGCAA ATGCTGCAGCGGCTGTGTGGAAGAGTGCAGGAGGAGGTACGGGCCCTCAGGCTGTGCCCCCTAGAGCCCGTGCAGGATGAGCTGCTCTATGCTCGGGACCTCATCAAGGATGCCAAGAATTCCAGAGCG CTGTTTCCCAGCCTCTATGAGCTGGGCCACGTGCTGGCCAATGATGGGCCtgtgaggcagaggctggagtcagTAGCCAGTGAGGTGTCCAAGGCTGTGGACAAGGAGCTGCAG GTGATCCTCGAATCAATGGTCAGCCTAACACAGGAGTTATGCCCCGTGGCCATGCGGGTGGCCGAGGGGCACAATAAGATGCTGAGCAATGTGGCAGAGCGCGTCACCGTGCCCCGGAACTTCATTCGAGGGGCTCTGCTGGAGCAGGCGGGGCAGGACATTCAGAATAAGCTGGA TGAGGTGAAGCTTTCAGTCGTCACCTACTTGACCAACTCCATAGTGGATGAGATCCTGCAGGAGCTGTACCACTCCCACAAGAGCCTG GCCCGACACCTCGCCCAGCTAAGGACACTATCAGACCCAGCAGGGGGGCCAGGCCAAGGGCAGGATCTGTCCTCCCAGGGCCAAGGCTGGAACCATGACCATGAGGAGACCACAGATGATGAACTGGGTACCAACATT GACACCATGGCCATCAAAAAGCAGAAACGCTGCCGAAAGATCCGGCCAGTGTCTGCCTTCATTA GTGGGAGCCCTCAGGACATGGAAAGCCAGCTGGGGAGCCTGGGGATCCCCCCTGGCTGGTTCTCGGGACTCGggagcagccaacccacagctaGTGGCTCCTGGGAAGGTCTATCCGAGCTGCCCACTCATGGCTATAAACTACGGCATCAAACACAAGGCAGGCCACGGCCCCCCAGGACTACCCCTCCAGGACCTGGTCGACCCAGC CAGGTGCCAGTCTCCGGGACTCGCCAGGAGAATGGGGCGGCCACCCGCCTGGACGAGGGGCTGGAGGACTTCTTCACCCGGAGGGTCATGGATGAAAGTTCCAG CTACCCTCCGACCCTGCGCACCCTGCAGCCAGGCCTCTCAGATACGCCGCTGCCTCCACTCCAGAAGAAGAGGCGCCGAGGCCTGTTTCACTTTCGCCGACCCCGGAGCTTCAAGGGGGACAGGGGGCCCGGGTCCCCCACCACCGGGctcctcctccctccacccccacccccacccccgactcAGGAGAGTCCCCCCAGTCCAGACCCCCCCAGCCTCGGCCTTAACTCCTCCCCCTGCTGGAGCCCAAAGGAAGAGAGCAGCCTCCTCCCTGGATTTGGAGTGGGCCGTGGGCCTTCCTTCCACAGGAAAATG GGCACTGATGGTGCAGAGCCAGGAGAGGGGGGCCAGACCCCTGGGATGGCACAGCAGCCCAGGGTCCACAGCGGTGTTGCCCTCCCTGGGTTGGGAAGAGCCAAGGGTTGGAGTTTCGATGGGAAACAGGAG GGCCTGGGCCCAGACCTGGAGGACAGTGTCCAGGCTTGGCAGAAGCGGCGCTCTTCTGATGATGCAG GACCTGGAGCCTGGAAGCCCCCACCACCGCCCCAGAGCACCAAGCCAAGCTTCAGTGCCATGCGCCGAGCAGAGGCCACATGGCACATAG CCGAGGAAAGTGCCCCCAACCACAGCTGCCAGAGCCCCAGCCCAGCTTCCCAAGATGGGGAGAAGGAGAGGGGCCTATTCCCAGAAAGGATGATTCCAGCCAGGAATGCCAAG CTGCAGGACCCTCCTTTAGCTCCACGGCCCCCCAAGCCAGTGGCTGTGCCCAGGGGCCGCCGTCCCCCTCAGGAgccagggggcagggaggaggccgAGGCTGGGGGTGCAGCCCTAGGAATGAATAACCCCTGGCTGAGGCCGGGCTCACAGCAGGACCAAGAGGATCCTGAGGTCCAAG GGCCCCCAGATCCAGGCCGCCGGACTGCTCCCCTGAAGCCCAAGAGGACACAACGAGCACAGTCCTGTGACAAGCTGGAGCCTGACAGAAGACAGCTCTCTAACCCTACAG CAGGGACCAGTGATCCCGGAACACACTGA
- the CARMIL3 gene encoding capping protein, Arp2/3 and myosin-I linker protein 3 isoform X1: protein MGSAYSAKGVGGTESGDAVPNPGDGPGSRRRALGSAHGNRREGWARARAGSHAVPRRGAHAQSSTYPGGAGDPALRGGGRSARAAAPDRSGLLAAAALTARALQEPGLACAAARGGGGSSAATAAAAAAMAKPSAELTRELQDSIRRCLSQGTVLQQHRVKLETKPKKFEDRVLALTSWRLHLFPLKLPAKVESSFNVLEIRAFNTLSQNQILVETERGMVSMRLPSAESVDQVTRHVSSALSKVCPGPGCLIRRGNADTPEGPRDTSPNSETSTSTTHSVCGGFSETYAALCDYNGLHCRDEVQWDVDTIYHAEDNREFNLLDFSHLESRDLALMVAALAYNQWFTKLYCKDLRLGSEVLEQVLHTLSKSGSLEELVLDNAGLKTDFVQKLAGVFGENGSCVLHALTLSHNPIEDKGFLSLSQQLLCFPTGLTKLCLAKTAISPRGLQALGQTFGANPAFASSLRYLDLSKNPGLLTTDEANALYSFLAQPNALVHLDLSGTDCVIDSLLGALLHGCCSHLTYLNLARNSCSHRKGREAPPAFKQFFSSAYTLSHVNLSTTRLPLEALRALLQGLSLNSHLNDLHLDLSSCELRSAGAQALQEQLRAVTCVGSLDLSDNGFDSDLLTLVPALGKNKSLKHLFLGKNFNVKAKTLEEILHKLVLLIQEEDCSLQSLSVADSRLKLRTSILINALGSNTCLAKVDLSGNGMEDIGAKMLSKALQINSSLRTILWDRNNTSALGFLDIARALESNHTLRFMSFPVSDISQAYRSAPERTEDVWQKIQWCLVRNNHSQTCPQEQAFRLQQGLVTSSAEQMLQRLCGRVQEEVRALRLCPLEPVQDELLYARDLIKDAKNSRALFPSLYELGHVLANDGPVRQRLESVASEVSKAVDKELQVILESMVSLTQELCPVAMRVAEGHNKMLSNVAERVTVPRNFIRGALLEQAGQDIQNKLDEVKLSVVTYLTNSIVDEILQELYHSHKSLARHLAQLRTLSDPAGGPGQGQDLSSQGQGWNHDHEETTDDELGTNIDTMAIKKQKRCRKIRPVSAFISGSPQDMESQLGSLGIPPGWFSGLGSSQPTASGSWEGLSELPTHGYKLRHQTQGRPRPPRTTPPGPGRPSQVPVSGTRQENGAATRLDEGLEDFFTRRVMDESSSYPPTLRTLQPGLSDTPLPPLQKKRRRGLFHFRRPRSFKGDRGPGSPTTGLLLPPPPPPPPTQESPPSPDPPSLGLNSSPCWSPKEESSLLPGFGVGRGPSFHRKMGTDGAEPGEGGQTPGMAQQPRVHSGVALPGLGRAKGWSFDGKQEGLGPDLEDSVQAWQKRRSSDDAGPGAWKPPPPPQSTKPSFSAMRRAEATWHIAEESAPNHSCQSPSPASQDGEKERGLFPERMIPARNAKLQDPPLAPRPPKPVAVPRGRRPPQEPGGREEAEAGGAALGMNNPWLRPGSQQDQEDPEVQGPPDPGRRTAPLKPKRTQRAQSCDKLEPDRRQLSNPTGASGVGERAVPLPTHLSDMACLTPGDWLSLPRKQGSLDLSLAGTSDPGTH from the exons ATGGGTTCTGCTTACAGTGCCAAAGGAGTGGGTGGCACGGAAAGCGGAGACGCTGTCCCCAACCCGGGAGACGGCCCCGGTTCCAGGCGCCGCGCACTAGGCTCCGCACACGGGAACCGGCGGGAGGGGTGGGCGCGAGCGCGCGCGGGGTCTCACGCGGTTCCGAGGCGCGGCGCGCATGCTCAGTCCAGCACCTATCCGGGCGGGGCGGGAGACCCGGCGCTCCGAGGCGGGGGTAGGAGCGCTCGCGCAGCCGCCCCTGACAGGAGCGGGCTCTTGGCTGCTGCAGCGCTCACCGCCCGGGCCCTGCAGGAGCCGGGTCTAGCATGTGCCGCGGCTCGCGGTGGCGGCGGCTCCTCTGCAGCAACGGCGGCAGCAGCGGCCGCCATGGCCAAGCCCAGCGCGGAGCTCACCCGCGAGCTGCAAG ACAGCATCCGGAGGTGCCTGAGCCAAGGGACTGTGCTCCAACAACATCGCGTGAAGCTGGAGACGAAGCCCAAGAAGTTTGAGGACCGAGTGCTG GCCCTGACCTCCTGGCGCCTCCACCTCTTCCCCCTTAAACTCCCAGCCAAG GTGGAGAGTTCCTTCAATGTCCTGGAGATCCGTGCTTTCAACACTCTCAGTCAGAACCAG ATCCTAGTGGAGACGGAGCGTGGCATGGTGAGCATGCGGCTGCCATCAGCTGAGAGCGTGGACCAAGTGACACGGCACGTGAGCTCTGCCCTCTCCAAGGTCTGCCCTGGCCCTGG GTGTCTAATCCGGCGTGGAAATGCAGATACCCCAGAAGGGCCCCGAGACACATCCCCCAACTCTGAGACTTCCACCTCTACCACTCACAGTGTCTGCG GTGGCTTTTCTGAGACCTACGCTGCCCTGTGTGACTACAATGGGCTGCACTGCCGTGATGAGGTGCAGTGG GATGTGGACACCATCTATCATGCTGAGGATAACCGGGAGTTCAATCTTTTGGATTTCAGCCACTTGGAGAGCCG AGACTTGGCCCTAATGGTGGCAGCTCTGGCCTACAACCAGTGGTTCACCAAACTCTACTGCAAGGACCTGCGGCTG GGCTCTGAAGTTCTAGAACAGGTGCTGCATACCCTGAGCAAGTCGGGGAGCCTGGAAGAGCTGGTTCTGGACAATGCCGGGCTTAAGAC GGACTTTGTCCAGAAGCTGGCCGGGGTGTTTGGGGAGAACGGGAGCTGTGTGCTGCATGCCCTCACTCTGTCCCACAACCCCATCGAGGACAAGG GCTTCCTCAGTCTGAGCCAGCAGCTGCTCTGCTTCCCCACTGGCCTCACCAAACTGTGCCTGGCCAAGACTGCCATTTCTCCTCGAG GACTCCAGGCGCTGGGCCAGACCTTCGGGGCCAACCCAGCCTTTGCCAGCTCCCTTCGATACCTGGACCTAAGCAAGAACCCTGGGCTGCTCACAACAGACGAGGCCAAT GCTCTTTACAGTTTCCTGGCCCAGCCCAATGCTCTGGTGCACCTGGACCTCTCGGGGACTGACTGTGTCATCGACTCG CTTCTGGGTGCCCTGCTCCATGGCTGCTGCTCCCACCTAACCTACCTCAACTTGGCGCGTAACAGCTGCTCGCACAG GAAGGGCCGGGAGGCACCACCAGCCTTCAAGCAGTTCTTCAGCAGCGCCTACACACTGAGCCATGTCAACCTGTCCACCACAAGGCTGCCCCTGGAGGCCCTCAG GGCACTGCTCCAGGGCCTCTCCCTCAACAGTCACCTCAACGATCTGcacctggacctcagcagctgtgAG CTCCGCTCAGCAGGAGCCCAGGCTTTGCAGGAGCAGCTGAGGGCTGTCACCTGTGTGGGCAGCCTGGATCTGTCAGATAATG GGTTCGACTCAGACCTCCTGACACTGGTGCCCGCACTTGGCAAGAACAAGTCCCTCAAGCACCTGTTCCTGGGCAAGAATTTCAATGTCAAGGCCAA GACCCTGGAGGAGATCCTCCACAAGCTGGTACTGCTGATCCAAGAAGAGGACTGT TCCCTGCAGTCACTCTCAGTGGCAGACTCCCGGCTGAAGCTTCGCACCAGCATCCTCATAAACGCCCTCGGCAGCAACACCTGCCTGGCTAAGGTGGATCTGAGCGGCAATGGCATGGAGGACATCGGGGCCAAGATGCTGTCCAAGGCCCTGCAGATAAACTCCTCCCTCAG AACTATCCTATGGGATCGGAACAATACGTCTGCCCTGGGCTTTCTGGACATTGCAAGGGCCCTAGAGAG CAACCATACACTGCGTTTCATGTCCTTCCCTGTGAGTGACATCTCCCAAGCCTACCGCAGTGCCCCTGAGCGCACCGAGGATGTCTGGCAGAAG ATCCAGTGGTGCTTGGTGAGGAACAACCACTCCCAGACATGCCCCCAGGAGCAGGCCTTCAGGCTGCAGCAGGGCCTGGTGACCAGCAGCGCCGAGCAA ATGCTGCAGCGGCTGTGTGGAAGAGTGCAGGAGGAGGTACGGGCCCTCAGGCTGTGCCCCCTAGAGCCCGTGCAGGATGAGCTGCTCTATGCTCGGGACCTCATCAAGGATGCCAAGAATTCCAGAGCG CTGTTTCCCAGCCTCTATGAGCTGGGCCACGTGCTGGCCAATGATGGGCCtgtgaggcagaggctggagtcagTAGCCAGTGAGGTGTCCAAGGCTGTGGACAAGGAGCTGCAG GTGATCCTCGAATCAATGGTCAGCCTAACACAGGAGTTATGCCCCGTGGCCATGCGGGTGGCCGAGGGGCACAATAAGATGCTGAGCAATGTGGCAGAGCGCGTCACCGTGCCCCGGAACTTCATTCGAGGGGCTCTGCTGGAGCAGGCGGGGCAGGACATTCAGAATAAGCTGGA TGAGGTGAAGCTTTCAGTCGTCACCTACTTGACCAACTCCATAGTGGATGAGATCCTGCAGGAGCTGTACCACTCCCACAAGAGCCTG GCCCGACACCTCGCCCAGCTAAGGACACTATCAGACCCAGCAGGGGGGCCAGGCCAAGGGCAGGATCTGTCCTCCCAGGGCCAAGGCTGGAACCATGACCATGAGGAGACCACAGATGATGAACTGGGTACCAACATT GACACCATGGCCATCAAAAAGCAGAAACGCTGCCGAAAGATCCGGCCAGTGTCTGCCTTCATTA GTGGGAGCCCTCAGGACATGGAAAGCCAGCTGGGGAGCCTGGGGATCCCCCCTGGCTGGTTCTCGGGACTCGggagcagccaacccacagctaGTGGCTCCTGGGAAGGTCTATCCGAGCTGCCCACTCATGGCTATAAACTACGGCATCAAACACAAGGCAGGCCACGGCCCCCCAGGACTACCCCTCCAGGACCTGGTCGACCCAGC CAGGTGCCAGTCTCCGGGACTCGCCAGGAGAATGGGGCGGCCACCCGCCTGGACGAGGGGCTGGAGGACTTCTTCACCCGGAGGGTCATGGATGAAAGTTCCAG CTACCCTCCGACCCTGCGCACCCTGCAGCCAGGCCTCTCAGATACGCCGCTGCCTCCACTCCAGAAGAAGAGGCGCCGAGGCCTGTTTCACTTTCGCCGACCCCGGAGCTTCAAGGGGGACAGGGGGCCCGGGTCCCCCACCACCGGGctcctcctccctccacccccacccccacccccgactcAGGAGAGTCCCCCCAGTCCAGACCCCCCCAGCCTCGGCCTTAACTCCTCCCCCTGCTGGAGCCCAAAGGAAGAGAGCAGCCTCCTCCCTGGATTTGGAGTGGGCCGTGGGCCTTCCTTCCACAGGAAAATG GGCACTGATGGTGCAGAGCCAGGAGAGGGGGGCCAGACCCCTGGGATGGCACAGCAGCCCAGGGTCCACAGCGGTGTTGCCCTCCCTGGGTTGGGAAGAGCCAAGGGTTGGAGTTTCGATGGGAAACAGGAG GGCCTGGGCCCAGACCTGGAGGACAGTGTCCAGGCTTGGCAGAAGCGGCGCTCTTCTGATGATGCAG GACCTGGAGCCTGGAAGCCCCCACCACCGCCCCAGAGCACCAAGCCAAGCTTCAGTGCCATGCGCCGAGCAGAGGCCACATGGCACATAG CCGAGGAAAGTGCCCCCAACCACAGCTGCCAGAGCCCCAGCCCAGCTTCCCAAGATGGGGAGAAGGAGAGGGGCCTATTCCCAGAAAGGATGATTCCAGCCAGGAATGCCAAG CTGCAGGACCCTCCTTTAGCTCCACGGCCCCCCAAGCCAGTGGCTGTGCCCAGGGGCCGCCGTCCCCCTCAGGAgccagggggcagggaggaggccgAGGCTGGGGGTGCAGCCCTAGGAATGAATAACCCCTGGCTGAGGCCGGGCTCACAGCAGGACCAAGAGGATCCTGAGGTCCAAG GGCCCCCAGATCCAGGCCGCCGGACTGCTCCCCTGAAGCCCAAGAGGACACAACGAGCACAGTCCTGTGACAAGCTGGAGCCTGACAGAAGACAGCTCTCTAACCCTACAGGTGCCAGTGGGGTGGGCGAGAGGGCGGTCCCGCTTCCCACCCATCTGTCTGACATGGCATGCCTCACACCGGGTGACTGGCTCTCCCTGCCCAGGAAACAGGGCTCCTTGGATTTGTCCCTAGCAGGGACCAGTGATCCCGGAACACACTGA